A single genomic interval of Halorubrum aethiopicum harbors:
- a CDS encoding hybrid sensor histidine kinase/response regulator, producing the protein MSGTHEAIRVLHVDDDPGLAEMIAEFLEREDDRIEVRTEHDAEAGLRALDDDGIDCVVSDYDMPGRDGIEFLRAVREERPDLPFVLFTGKGSEEVASEAISAGVTDYLQKRGGSEQYALLANRIRNAVEADRARDLLAERTRRLETLIENLPGMIYRCRNAPEWPMETVKGEVESLTGYDAEALERNEVVWGEEIIHPDDREDAWAAVQEALDAGGTFEVTYRIHTKGGETKWLWERGRAVSDPGGDLEVLEGFITDITERKERERRLERTTTRLAALFENSPDMIDVHDAEGTILDANPRLRAETGYDESELVGMKVWEIDARLDPEEAQEIWAEMDPEDRVELESEYVRRDGSTFPVRVHLRRFDIDGERRFLVSSRNVADRRRRERKLEELRERTRQLNYTRTVEETTRLATEAADEIIGAPLTGVHLLNDEGTRLELSAFAEGVPELFDELPSYDRSASPGSRANLVWEAFRDSESIHLRDVAASSRVTEETPAGSVVLHPIGDHGVFVISSSEPNDFTETDVLLVEILANYLEAALDRVEREETLRTRENRLERLHDATRELIRAGSRVDVADRVIEAVEGILGFSVAVVRLYDAQENGLVPVATSEAVRDVVSEREVFSPGSGSLNWAAYEAGEVRVYDDIEAEPDAVDQGSGLRSLMLLPMGDHGTLSIGESTPNAFDSTDEFLARILSTAAETALDERERERELRRSRDELKRQNERLQEFADVVSHDLRNPLTVAEGRLRLVEEECDSEHLEGVIRAHDRMNELIQDLLTLAREGEEVGDLEPVALADLLESCWVHVDRPPGARIRVDVDRTVRADRTRLQQLFENLLRNGVEHGSTGSRTASGDDVEHGRSSDGDAVTVTVGELPDGTGFYVEDDGIGIPPDAREDVFDPGYSTDEGGTGFGLSIVRQVVEAHGWEIRAVEGSEGGARFEVAGVEFVD; encoded by the coding sequence ATGAGCGGGACCCACGAGGCGATCCGCGTCCTCCACGTCGACGACGACCCGGGTCTCGCGGAGATGATAGCGGAGTTCCTCGAGCGCGAGGACGACCGGATCGAGGTTCGGACCGAGCACGACGCCGAGGCGGGGTTGCGCGCGCTCGACGACGACGGGATCGACTGTGTCGTCTCCGACTACGACATGCCCGGCCGCGACGGGATCGAGTTCCTGCGGGCCGTCCGCGAGGAGCGGCCCGACCTCCCGTTCGTCCTCTTCACGGGGAAGGGAAGCGAGGAGGTCGCGAGCGAGGCGATCTCCGCCGGCGTCACGGACTACCTCCAGAAGCGCGGCGGGAGCGAACAGTACGCGCTCCTCGCGAACCGGATCCGCAACGCGGTCGAGGCCGACCGCGCGCGCGATCTGTTGGCAGAGCGGACCCGCCGCCTGGAGACCCTCATCGAGAACCTCCCGGGGATGATCTACCGGTGCCGGAACGCTCCGGAATGGCCGATGGAGACCGTCAAGGGCGAAGTCGAGTCGCTCACCGGCTACGACGCCGAGGCGCTGGAGCGAAACGAGGTCGTGTGGGGCGAGGAGATCATCCATCCCGACGACCGAGAGGACGCCTGGGCCGCCGTCCAGGAGGCCCTCGACGCGGGCGGTACCTTCGAGGTCACCTACCGGATCCACACGAAGGGGGGCGAGACGAAGTGGCTCTGGGAGCGCGGGCGCGCCGTCTCCGACCCCGGCGGCGACCTCGAAGTGCTCGAGGGGTTCATCACCGACATCACGGAGCGGAAGGAGCGCGAACGGCGGCTCGAGCGGACCACGACCCGGCTCGCGGCGCTCTTCGAGAACTCCCCGGACATGATCGACGTTCACGACGCGGAGGGGACGATCCTCGACGCGAACCCCCGACTGCGTGCCGAGACCGGCTACGACGAGTCGGAGCTGGTCGGGATGAAGGTCTGGGAGATCGACGCCCGCCTCGATCCCGAGGAGGCCCAGGAGATCTGGGCGGAGATGGATCCGGAGGACCGGGTGGAGCTCGAAAGCGAGTACGTGCGACGGGACGGGTCGACGTTCCCCGTCAGGGTCCACCTCAGGCGCTTCGACATCGACGGCGAGAGGCGGTTCCTGGTGAGCAGCCGGAACGTCGCCGACCGCAGACGGCGCGAGCGGAAGCTCGAGGAGCTGCGCGAACGGACGCGACAGCTCAACTACACGCGGACCGTCGAGGAGACGACGCGACTGGCGACCGAGGCGGCCGACGAGATCATCGGGGCCCCCCTGACGGGCGTTCATCTCCTGAACGACGAGGGAACCCGGCTCGAGCTGTCGGCGTTCGCCGAGGGCGTCCCCGAACTGTTCGACGAGCTGCCCAGTTACGACCGCTCGGCATCACCGGGATCCCGCGCGAACCTCGTCTGGGAGGCGTTCCGCGACTCGGAGTCGATCCACCTCCGCGACGTCGCCGCCTCGTCTCGGGTCACCGAGGAGACGCCGGCCGGGAGCGTCGTGCTCCACCCCATCGGCGACCACGGCGTCTTCGTCATCTCCTCGTCGGAACCGAACGACTTCACCGAGACGGACGTGCTCCTCGTGGAGATCCTCGCGAACTACCTCGAGGCGGCGCTCGACCGCGTCGAACGCGAGGAGACGCTTCGGACGCGCGAGAATCGCCTCGAACGCCTCCACGACGCGACTCGCGAGCTGATCCGCGCCGGATCGAGGGTGGACGTCGCCGACCGCGTGATCGAGGCCGTCGAGGGGATCCTCGGCTTCTCGGTCGCCGTGGTTCGGCTCTACGATGCCCAGGAGAACGGGCTCGTCCCGGTGGCCACCTCCGAGGCCGTCCGCGACGTCGTCTCGGAGCGCGAGGTGTTCTCCCCCGGCTCCGGGAGCCTCAACTGGGCGGCCTACGAGGCCGGCGAGGTCCGCGTGTACGACGACATCGAGGCGGAGCCGGACGCCGTCGATCAGGGGAGCGGACTACGGAGCCTGATGCTCCTTCCGATGGGCGACCACGGGACCCTCTCGATCGGCGAGTCGACCCCGAACGCCTTCGACTCGACCGACGAGTTCCTCGCGCGGATCCTCTCGACGGCGGCCGAGACCGCGCTGGACGAGCGCGAACGCGAACGCGAACTCCGCCGCAGCCGCGACGAACTGAAGCGGCAGAACGAGCGGCTCCAGGAGTTCGCCGACGTGGTGAGCCACGACCTCCGGAACCCCCTCACCGTCGCCGAGGGTCGCCTGCGGCTCGTCGAGGAGGAGTGTGACAGCGAGCATCTCGAGGGCGTGATTCGCGCACACGACCGCATGAACGAGCTGATACAGGACCTCCTGACGCTGGCCCGCGAGGGTGAGGAGGTCGGCGATCTCGAGCCCGTCGCGCTCGCCGACCTGCTCGAGAGCTGTTGGGTCCACGTCGACCGACCGCCCGGCGCGCGGATCCGCGTCGACGTCGACCGAACGGTGCGGGCGGACCGGACCCGCCTCCAGCAGCTCTTCGAGAACCTCCTCCGGAACGGCGTGGAACACGGTTCCACGGGCAGCCGGACTGCGTCCGGCGACGACGTGGAACACGGTCGTTCGAGCGACGGCGACGCCGTGACGGTCACGGTGGGCGAGCTGCCGGACGGGACCGGGTTCTACGTCGAGGACGACGGGATCGGCATCCCCCCGGACGCGCGTGAGGACGTGTTCGATCCGGGGTACTCCACCGACGAGGGCGGCACCGGCTTCGGGCTCAGCATCGTCAGACAGGTCGTCGAGGCCCACGGGTGGGAGATCCGGGCCGTCGAGGGGTCCGAGGGCGGCGCGCGGTTCGAGGTCGCCGGCGTCGAGTTCGTCGACTGA
- a CDS encoding SWIM zinc finger family protein has translation MELTAEDVRERCTDAVLEHGRNYLEDGRIVRLSRFDDEIRAAVRGSRIYEIHVDGAASELETRCDCPYDGPGACKHVVAVLLCAIEDPPPDESERIDDLLEDAAVADLRAFLREELSSNVDLRDRFRARFGASTTRSVEGIRAEIDDLFEGTNPEYAVVFEPIDFREYLDLAETHRERGRYESAATIYRGLVEALDDDMELVDGAYDHFSETFADALDGYVDCVAAADLDPDEVDRRVGFLAERAASGTPSLRERFERAADELRERTR, from the coding sequence ATGGAGCTCACCGCGGAGGATGTCCGGGAGCGATGTACCGACGCCGTCCTCGAGCACGGCCGGAACTACCTCGAGGACGGGCGGATCGTCCGCCTGTCGCGGTTCGACGACGAGATCCGGGCGGCGGTGCGCGGGAGCCGGATCTACGAGATCCACGTCGACGGCGCGGCATCGGAACTCGAGACGCGATGTGACTGTCCGTACGACGGTCCGGGCGCGTGTAAACACGTCGTCGCCGTCCTGTTGTGTGCGATCGAGGACCCGCCGCCCGACGAGAGCGAGCGGATCGACGACCTCCTCGAGGACGCCGCGGTCGCCGACCTCCGGGCGTTCCTGCGCGAGGAGCTCTCGTCGAACGTCGACCTCCGGGACCGCTTTCGCGCCCGCTTCGGGGCGTCGACGACGCGGTCGGTCGAGGGGATCCGTGCGGAGATAGACGACCTGTTCGAGGGGACGAACCCCGAGTACGCGGTCGTCTTCGAACCGATCGACTTCCGCGAGTACCTCGATCTTGCGGAGACGCATCGCGAGCGGGGACGGTACGAGTCGGCGGCGACGATCTACCGCGGGCTCGTCGAGGCGCTCGACGACGACATGGAACTGGTCGACGGCGCGTACGACCACTTCTCGGAGACCTTCGCCGACGCGCTCGACGGCTACGTCGACTGCGTGGCGGCCGCCGACCTCGATCCCGACGAGGTCGACCGACGCGTCGGGTTCCTCGCGGAACGTGCCGCCTCCGGGACGCCGTCTCTCCGCGAGCGTTTCGAGCGGGCCGCCGACGAACTGCGCGAGCGAACGCGGTGA
- a CDS encoding TetR/AcrR family transcriptional regulator encodes MSRFSESERERIRSQLVEDGRELFARFGFDRTRIKDVTESVGIGTSTFYQFFDSKETLYVAVLHAEQERIEAHIDAAVSEAETPREEVKTMLRTTFREVRSNPLASRLIVGGELQQLHDQLSEEDRESIGSDPREAELPYASRWAAMDEVRYDDPDLINGLLRSLIFVTRAQDSPIAVLHVSEYEEVEAALIETIVDGLFVD; translated from the coding sequence ATGAGTCGGTTCTCCGAGTCCGAGCGCGAGCGGATCCGGTCACAGCTCGTCGAGGACGGTCGCGAGCTGTTCGCCCGGTTCGGCTTCGACCGCACCCGGATCAAGGACGTCACCGAGTCGGTCGGCATCGGCACCAGCACCTTCTACCAGTTCTTCGACTCGAAGGAGACGCTGTACGTCGCGGTGCTCCACGCCGAACAGGAGCGGATCGAGGCGCACATCGACGCGGCGGTCTCGGAGGCCGAGACGCCACGCGAGGAGGTGAAGACGATGCTCCGCACCACGTTTCGGGAGGTCCGGTCGAACCCGCTCGCCTCCCGGCTGATCGTCGGGGGCGAACTCCAGCAGCTACACGACCAGCTCTCCGAGGAGGACCGCGAGTCGATCGGGTCCGATCCCCGCGAGGCCGAACTCCCCTACGCCAGCCGCTGGGCGGCGATGGACGAGGTCCGGTACGACGACCCCGACCTGATAAACGGGCTGCTCCGCTCGCTGATCTTCGTCACCCGCGCGCAGGACTCCCCCATCGCCGTCCTCCACGTCTCCGAGTACGAGGAGGTCGAGGCCGCCCTGATCGAGACGATCGTCGACGGGCTGTTCGTCGACTGA
- a CDS encoding COG1361 S-layer family protein, producing the protein MNGRSILVALVSVALLTSGTAGLAVAATTGGGAGSGGAGSGLGDATAPTTTAQQSGGLIRGSPDLAVSTSDPTLNPGEINTLPLQITNDGDLDLGTSSSREIVTTARNVRVEADAEETPLSVETGTLAIGAVTENAPGEAPIAVSVPSDVAEGTYTIDVEVKYSYTYQQSGGVTYDRERTLTTEVDVEVDGDARFEIVNATTDAKVGETGVLEAEVRNVGADGARDLSVAMSSSSPQITFGGTTSDTAQVDALAPNETTTVRYDVAFTPGASVREYALDGTVTFETPEGYARVDEDPSVGVTPRAEQRFSVDDVEADLYVGEQGEVSGTVTNEGPDPARNVVVQFAEESPNVIPRESSVAVGTLEAGESGSFRLPIAVGGEAEPIDRTSDIVVQYRNEENERRAYQDLELLYAVEPQRDQFGLAVETREIEAGGQVDLAVEVTNELDEPVTDVEARLFADSPLDSENDEGFVSTLEPGESTTMTFDLSASASGTPKTYPISFDFRYDDADGDSQLSDTTRVPITVVEAEESSPLSGIGTLPLVLGVLVALAVLGGGLYVTQRE; encoded by the coding sequence ATGAACGGGCGGTCGATCCTCGTCGCCCTCGTGTCCGTGGCGCTGTTGACGAGCGGGACGGCCGGTCTCGCCGTCGCGGCGACGACCGGCGGCGGGGCGGGGTCCGGCGGAGCGGGAAGCGGTCTCGGCGACGCCACGGCTCCGACGACGACGGCTCAGCAGTCCGGCGGGCTGATCCGCGGCTCCCCGGATCTGGCCGTCAGCACGTCGGATCCGACGCTCAACCCGGGCGAGATCAACACGCTTCCGCTCCAGATCACCAACGACGGCGACCTGGACCTCGGTACCTCGTCGTCGCGCGAGATCGTGACAACCGCGAGGAACGTCCGCGTCGAGGCGGACGCGGAGGAGACGCCGCTCTCCGTCGAGACCGGGACGCTCGCGATCGGCGCCGTCACTGAGAACGCGCCGGGCGAGGCGCCGATCGCCGTGAGCGTCCCCAGCGACGTCGCGGAGGGAACGTACACGATCGACGTCGAGGTGAAGTACTCCTACACCTACCAGCAGTCGGGCGGGGTGACCTACGACCGGGAGCGGACGCTCACGACCGAGGTCGATGTCGAGGTCGACGGCGACGCACGCTTCGAGATCGTGAACGCGACGACCGACGCGAAGGTCGGCGAGACGGGCGTCCTCGAGGCGGAGGTGCGAAACGTCGGCGCGGACGGCGCGCGCGACCTGTCGGTGGCCATGTCGTCGTCGAGCCCCCAGATCACGTTCGGCGGAACCACGAGCGACACGGCACAGGTCGACGCGCTCGCGCCGAACGAGACGACGACCGTCCGCTACGACGTCGCGTTCACGCCGGGGGCGTCGGTCCGGGAGTACGCCCTCGACGGGACGGTCACCTTCGAGACGCCGGAGGGATACGCGCGCGTCGACGAGGACCCGTCGGTCGGGGTGACGCCGCGGGCCGAACAGCGGTTCAGCGTCGACGACGTGGAGGCGGACCTCTACGTCGGCGAGCAGGGCGAGGTGTCCGGCACGGTAACCAACGAGGGGCCGGACCCGGCGCGCAACGTCGTCGTCCAGTTCGCCGAGGAGTCGCCGAACGTGATCCCGCGGGAGTCGTCCGTCGCGGTCGGGACGCTCGAGGCGGGCGAGTCCGGGTCGTTCCGGCTGCCGATCGCGGTCGGCGGCGAGGCGGAGCCGATCGACCGGACCTCCGATATCGTCGTCCAGTACCGCAACGAGGAGAACGAACGGCGGGCCTATCAGGACCTCGAGCTGCTGTACGCGGTCGAGCCGCAACGCGATCAGTTCGGGCTCGCCGTCGAGACGCGCGAGATCGAAGCCGGCGGGCAGGTCGATCTGGCCGTCGAGGTGACGAACGAGCTGGACGAGCCGGTCACGGACGTGGAGGCGCGGCTGTTCGCGGACAGCCCGCTCGACAGCGAGAACGACGAGGGGTTCGTGTCGACGCTGGAGCCGGGCGAGTCGACCACGATGACGTTCGACCTGTCGGCGTCGGCCTCCGGGACGCCGAAGACGTACCCCATCTCGTTCGACTTCCGGTACGACGACGCCGACGGCGACAGCCAGCTGTCGGACACGACCCGCGTGCCGATAACCGTCGTCGAGGCCGAGGAGAGCTCCCCGCTGTCGGGGATCGGAACGCTCCCGCTCGTGCTCGGCGTCCTCGTCGCGCTCGCCGTCCTCGGGGGCGGCCTCTACGTCACACAGAGAGAATAG
- a CDS encoding efflux RND transporter permease subunit, translated as MTRAGRWIEDATTRLNEVIVSRPRAVVVAFLLATAVFAGGMTAVETQTNPTEGFSEDLPEQEALDAIENEFDEPFTAETETTQLIHGGNDVLTREETLVMLRLLERVDSREGLYMASANGPATAIAQGIDPSAETPSEMRAAVAGATDAEFRRVVRRLSERPGFSAAVSDDFNPTETSASTTITVIRHDVPQGFDDLQSVQTEIRTLANDEPADIRTFGTGIINAETGRVIADSLLIVMPVVVVLLLGFLVVAYRDPIDLALGLFALLMTLIWTFGFLGFSGIPFDQQQIAVPVLLLAVGVDFGIHFINRYREETVQGYDPVPAMRTAANQLAIAFVIVTVTAVFGFGANVTSGLDPIRNLGIVSAVGIVFTFLIFGLFLPAAKLELDRLRERYGVPEFGTTPIASEESALGRLLAVSVSVGQRAPAVFVVLLLLTGGAFGAYGAGVDTTFEQEDFLPPEEEPGYVEYIPGPFAPSEYTVTETLNLLEDSFSASQDASLTVYVEGPFEEDHALEALAAPTDDPPDTLAVGEGGRAETTSIVTVIRSHAANDEEFAALVARNDLNGNGIPDRNLERIYAELFDSSAGERAGQYLTDDRRGAQVEYTVESGATQSEISDDGRQQAERYRYAATATGQIVVFDAITAIIFDSAIQGLVLAVGLSGVFLVITYGVLEGMPMLGIVNVFPITIAVTSLVGTMRYLGYPLNALTATILSIAIGIGIAYSVHITARFVDEYRENGDVATSLRTTLTGTGGALVGSMLTTALGTGALGLAITPVLGDFGVLIAMSVFYSFVISVIALPPALFLWDRLRSGSPTADPTDPVEPTGEA; from the coding sequence ATGACCCGAGCCGGACGGTGGATCGAGGACGCCACCACGCGACTCAACGAAGTCATCGTCTCGCGGCCGCGGGCCGTCGTCGTCGCGTTCCTGCTCGCGACCGCGGTCTTCGCCGGCGGGATGACCGCCGTCGAGACGCAGACGAACCCGACGGAGGGGTTCTCCGAGGACCTCCCCGAACAGGAGGCGCTCGACGCGATCGAAAACGAGTTCGACGAGCCGTTCACGGCCGAGACGGAGACGACGCAGCTGATCCACGGCGGGAACGACGTCCTCACCCGCGAGGAGACGCTGGTGATGTTGCGGCTGTTGGAGCGGGTCGATTCCCGCGAGGGCCTCTACATGGCGTCCGCGAACGGCCCGGCGACGGCCATCGCGCAGGGGATCGACCCCTCGGCGGAGACGCCGTCGGAGATGCGGGCGGCGGTCGCGGGCGCGACCGACGCCGAGTTCCGCCGGGTCGTCCGGCGGCTGAGCGAGCGTCCGGGGTTCTCCGCGGCGGTCTCGGACGACTTCAACCCGACCGAGACGTCGGCCTCGACGACGATCACGGTGATCAGACACGACGTGCCGCAGGGGTTCGACGACCTCCAGTCGGTACAGACCGAGATCCGGACGCTCGCGAACGACGAGCCGGCCGACATCCGCACCTTCGGGACCGGCATCATCAACGCCGAGACGGGACGGGTCATCGCCGACTCGCTGCTCATCGTGATGCCCGTCGTCGTCGTCCTGCTTCTGGGCTTCCTCGTCGTCGCGTACCGCGACCCGATCGACTTGGCGCTCGGACTGTTCGCGCTGTTGATGACGCTGATCTGGACGTTCGGGTTCCTCGGCTTCTCGGGGATCCCGTTCGACCAACAGCAGATCGCCGTGCCGGTGCTGCTGCTCGCGGTCGGGGTCGACTTCGGGATCCACTTCATCAACCGGTACCGCGAGGAGACCGTCCAGGGGTACGACCCGGTGCCGGCGATGCGGACCGCGGCGAACCAGCTCGCGATCGCGTTCGTCATCGTCACCGTGACCGCGGTGTTCGGCTTCGGCGCGAACGTGACCTCCGGGCTCGACCCGATCCGGAACCTCGGGATCGTCTCGGCGGTCGGGATCGTCTTCACGTTCCTCATCTTCGGGCTGTTCCTGCCGGCCGCGAAGCTCGAGCTCGACCGGCTCCGCGAGCGGTACGGCGTGCCGGAGTTCGGCACCACCCCGATCGCCTCCGAGGAGTCCGCGCTCGGCCGGCTGCTGGCCGTCTCGGTGTCGGTCGGCCAGCGCGCCCCGGCGGTCTTCGTCGTCCTCCTGCTTCTCACCGGCGGGGCGTTCGGGGCGTACGGCGCGGGCGTCGACACCACGTTCGAACAGGAGGACTTCCTCCCGCCGGAGGAGGAGCCGGGGTACGTCGAGTACATCCCCGGACCGTTCGCGCCGAGCGAGTACACGGTCACGGAGACGCTGAACCTGCTCGAGGACAGCTTCTCGGCGAGCCAGGACGCGTCGCTCACGGTGTACGTCGAGGGGCCCTTCGAGGAGGACCACGCGCTGGAGGCGCTCGCCGCGCCGACCGACGACCCGCCCGACACGCTGGCGGTCGGCGAGGGGGGACGCGCGGAGACGACGAGCATCGTGACGGTCATCCGGTCACACGCGGCAAACGACGAGGAGTTCGCCGCGCTCGTCGCCCGCAACGACCTGAACGGGAACGGGATCCCCGACCGGAACCTCGAGCGGATCTACGCGGAGCTGTTCGACTCGTCGGCCGGCGAACGGGCCGGCCAGTACCTCACCGACGACCGCCGGGGCGCGCAGGTCGAGTACACCGTCGAGAGCGGCGCGACCCAGAGCGAGATCTCCGACGACGGCCGGCAGCAGGCGGAGCGGTACCGCTACGCGGCGACGGCGACGGGCCAGATCGTCGTCTTCGACGCGATCACGGCGATCATCTTCGACTCGGCGATCCAGGGGCTCGTGCTCGCCGTGGGCCTGAGCGGCGTGTTCCTCGTGATCACCTACGGCGTCTTGGAGGGGATGCCGATGCTCGGGATCGTGAACGTGTTCCCGATCACGATCGCCGTCACGTCGCTGGTCGGGACGATGCGGTACCTCGGCTATCCGCTGAACGCCCTGACGGCGACGATCCTCTCCATCGCGATCGGGATCGGGATCGCCTACTCGGTCCACATCACCGCCCGGTTCGTCGACGAGTACCGCGAGAACGGCGACGTGGCGACCTCGCTGCGGACGACGCTCACGGGGACCGGCGGGGCGCTCGTCGGCAGCATGCTCACGACCGCGCTCGGGACCGGCGCGCTCGGGCTCGCGATCACGCCCGTGCTCGGCGACTTCGGCGTCCTGATCGCGATGAGCGTGTTCTACTCGTTCGTCATCTCCGTGATCGCGCTCCCCCCTGCCCTGTTCCTCTGGGACCGGCTTCGGTCCGGATCGCCGACCGCCGACCCGACCGACCCCGTCGAGCCGACCGGCGAGGCGTGA
- the rimI gene encoding ribosomal protein S18-alanine N-acetyltransferase: MTPAEVTIRPVERADLLAVLRIERECFSDPWPYDAFERLIDAPAFLVAERDGEVLGYLVADVTPNAGRDIGHVKDLAVRPDARGRGVGRALLRAGLARLRTAGAAVAKLEVREGNDPARSLYAAEGFEPVRRARRYYRDGEDALVLVVDLADWVRGG, from the coding sequence GTGACCCCCGCCGAGGTGACGATCCGGCCGGTCGAGCGCGCCGACCTCCTGGCGGTGCTCCGGATCGAACGCGAGTGCTTCTCGGACCCCTGGCCGTACGACGCCTTCGAGCGGCTGATCGACGCGCCGGCGTTCCTCGTCGCCGAGCGGGACGGCGAGGTCCTCGGCTACCTCGTCGCGGACGTCACTCCGAACGCCGGCCGCGACATCGGGCACGTCAAGGACCTCGCGGTCCGCCCCGACGCCCGTGGGCGAGGCGTCGGGCGGGCCCTGTTGCGCGCCGGGCTCGCGCGGCTCCGCACCGCGGGGGCGGCCGTCGCCAAACTCGAGGTCCGCGAGGGGAACGACCCCGCCCGGTCGCTGTACGCGGCCGAGGGGTTCGAGCCGGTCCGGCGGGCGAGGCGGTACTACCGCGACGGCGAGGACGCGCTCGTCCTCGTGGTCGACCTCGCGGACTGGGTCCGCGGCGGGTGA
- the pepF gene encoding oligoendopeptidase F, whose translation MSSVPERSEIDEAYKWDLESVFADDEAWAAAYEDVEGRIDELGAYEGRVTESPETLLELLELREEVFRELSAVAVYARLRSAEDTRDQEYQAMSARASSLQSEASSAISYLQPELQSLTAERLAEFLEAEPDLAAYEHYLEDVLRMKPHTRSAEVEEVLADLSEVTSAPSEIYSMLTNADMSYGVVEDPDGEEVEITQANFTKLQTNPDRDFRRRVHETFYDEWADVRNTVGTSLEKAVREHVASAGIRDYDTAREAALDGSNVPVEVYDTLVDTVGGNLDTLHRHAELKRRALGVDTLESHDLYMSLTGDQGPDVEYDQAVEWVVEAVAPLGEAYQERMAEGLESRWVDVYENRGKRSGAFSSGTYDTQPYVLMNYQDDVASMYTLAHELGHSMHSELAGDAQPWHDASYEIFVAEIASTVNETLLTHHLLETVEDEELRTHVLDEYLERFRSTLFRQTMFATFEQRIHERVEAGEALTPDVLDETYADLKGEYYDPAELTGGIEREWERIPHFYYDFYVYQYATGISAAAAIVERVLEEGESAAADYREMLEAGGSDYPLEVVELAGIDMASPDPIESAVGIYDDYLDEVAALLDLE comes from the coding sequence ATGAGTTCGGTTCCCGAGCGGTCCGAGATCGACGAGGCGTACAAGTGGGACCTCGAGAGCGTCTTCGCCGACGACGAGGCGTGGGCGGCGGCCTACGAGGACGTGGAGGGACGGATCGACGAGCTCGGAGCCTACGAGGGGCGCGTCACCGAGAGTCCGGAGACGCTCCTCGAGCTGTTGGAGCTCCGCGAGGAGGTGTTCCGCGAGCTGTCGGCGGTCGCGGTGTACGCCCGGCTCCGGAGCGCGGAGGACACGCGGGACCAGGAGTACCAGGCGATGTCGGCGCGGGCGTCCTCGCTCCAGTCCGAGGCGTCGAGCGCGATCTCGTATCTCCAGCCGGAGCTCCAGTCGCTCACGGCGGAGCGGCTCGCCGAGTTCCTCGAGGCGGAGCCCGACCTCGCCGCGTACGAACACTACCTCGAGGACGTGTTGCGGATGAAACCGCACACGCGCTCGGCGGAGGTCGAGGAGGTGCTCGCGGACCTCTCGGAGGTCACGAGCGCGCCGAGCGAGATCTACTCGATGCTGACGAACGCGGACATGAGCTACGGCGTCGTCGAGGACCCCGACGGCGAGGAAGTCGAGATCACCCAGGCCAACTTCACGAAGCTCCAGACGAACCCGGACCGCGACTTCCGCCGCCGGGTCCACGAGACCTTCTACGACGAGTGGGCCGACGTCCGCAACACGGTGGGCACCTCCCTGGAGAAGGCGGTGCGCGAACACGTCGCGAGCGCGGGGATCCGCGACTACGACACCGCCCGCGAGGCCGCCCTCGACGGCTCGAACGTCCCGGTCGAGGTGTACGACACGCTCGTCGACACGGTCGGCGGCAACCTCGACACCCTCCACCGACACGCCGAGTTGAAACGGCGGGCCCTCGGCGTCGACACCCTGGAGAGTCACGACCTCTACATGTCACTGACGGGCGATCAGGGCCCCGACGTGGAGTACGACCAGGCGGTCGAGTGGGTCGTCGAGGCGGTCGCGCCGCTCGGCGAGGCGTACCAGGAGCGGATGGCTGAGGGGCTCGAGAGCCGGTGGGTCGACGTCTACGAGAACCGCGGGAAGCGCTCCGGCGCGTTCTCCTCGGGCACCTACGACACCCAGCCGTACGTCCTGATGAACTACCAGGACGACGTGGCCTCGATGTACACGCTGGCACACGAGCTGGGCCACTCGATGCACTCCGAACTCGCGGGCGACGCCCAGCCGTGGCACGACGCGAGCTACGAGATCTTCGTCGCCGAGATCGCCTCCACGGTCAACGAGACGCTCCTCACCCACCACTTGCTCGAGACCGTCGAGGACGAGGAGCTCCGGACCCACGTGCTCGACGAGTACCTCGAGCGGTTCCGGTCCACCCTGTTCCGGCAGACCATGTTCGCGACGTTCGAACAGCGGATCCACGAGCGCGTCGAGGCCGGCGAGGCGCTCACGCCCGACGTGCTCGACGAGACCTACGCCGACCTCAAGGGCGAGTACTACGACCCCGCGGAGCTCACCGGCGGCATCGAGCGCGAGTGGGAGCGAATTCCGCACTTCTATTATGATTTCTACGTCTACCAGTACGCGACCGGCATCTCCGCGGCGGCCGCGATCGTCGAGCGCGTCCTCGAGGAGGGCGAGTCCGCCGCGGCCGACTACCGCGAGATGCTGGAGGCGGGGGGATCCGACTACCCGCTCGAGGTCGTCGAACTCGCCGGGATCGACATGGCCTCGCCCGACCCGATCGAGTCGGCCGTCGGGATCTACGACGACTACCTCGACGAGGTCGCGGCGCTGCTGGACTTGGAGTAG